A window of uncultured Gellertiella sp. genomic DNA:
CATCGCCCGGGGCTCCTCCGATCACGCCGCCCATTTCATCAAATATGCCATTGAACTCGTGGCACGCAAGCCGGTGGCCTCGCTCGGCCCGTCGCTGGCGTCCATCTATGGCGTGACACTGGATCTGAAAGGGGCCGCCGTCATCGCCGTCTCGCAATCCGGCAAGAGCCCGGATATCGTCGCGATGGCGCAGGCCGCGACCCGCAGTGGCGCAACGACAATTGCGCTGGTCAATACGATCGATTCCGCGCTTTCCGCCGCCACGACCCATCCCGTCGATATTGCTGCCGGTCCGGAGCTCGCGGTGGCCGCGACCAAGAGCTATGTCAATTCCGCGCTTGCGGGCCTCATGCTTCTCGCCGAATGGACCGGCGACCGCGACCTGCTTGCCGCCCTCCATGCCCTGCCCGGCCATTTCGAAAGGGCCGTGGCGATTGAGTGGCAGGGGCTGGGCGAGGATCTGATCCGCGCGGGGTCGCTCTACATGCTGGGCCGGGGACCGGCGCTTGCGATTGCCGGCGAGGCGGCGCTGAAATTCAAGGAAACCTCCGGCATGCATGCCGAAGCCTATTCGGCAGCCGAAGTGCTGCATGGCCCGGTGGCGCTGGTGAAGCCCGAATTCCCGGTGATTGTCTTTGCCGCCCGCGACAGGGCGGAAGCCTCTGTGATTGCGGTTGCCGACGGGCTTGCGGCAAAGCGGGCCGCCGTCTATGCCACCTCTTCGGGCGTGACCAAAGCCGGCAAGCTCGACCATATCGCCACCGGCCATCCCCTGACCGATGCGCTGGCGCTGATCCTGCCCTTCTACGGGTTTGTCGAGGGCTGGTCGCGGTCCCGCGGCTTCGACCCCGACAGGCCGGAGTCCCTGAACAAGGTAACGGAGACCCGATGACCACCCCGACCACAGCCTTTCTCGGTGCGCGCCTGTTCGACGGCGAGACCTGGCATGACGACAGGGCCCTGCTGCTCTCGGGTAGCCGGATCGAAGGCCTTGTCGCGCCGGACAGCCTTGCCGCCAATGTCAGGCGCGTCGATGCCACGGCCAGCCTGATCGTCCCGGGTTTCATCGATTTGCAGGTGAATGGCGGCGG
This region includes:
- a CDS encoding SIS domain-containing protein, with the translated sequence MQTHMRREISEIPEAAARLIETSGPALRKAGLALRDQDPTFIATIARGSSDHAAHFIKYAIELVARKPVASLGPSLASIYGVTLDLKGAAVIAVSQSGKSPDIVAMAQAATRSGATTIALVNTIDSALSAATTHPVDIAAGPELAVAATKSYVNSALAGLMLLAEWTGDRDLLAALHALPGHFERAVAIEWQGLGEDLIRAGSLYMLGRGPALAIAGEAALKFKETSGMHAEAYSAAEVLHGPVALVKPEFPVIVFAARDRAEASVIAVADGLAAKRAAVYATSSGVTKAGKLDHIATGHPLTDALALILPFYGFVEGWSRSRGFDPDRPESLNKVTETR